A region of Thermobifida halotolerans DNA encodes the following proteins:
- the rpmH gene encoding 50S ribosomal protein L34, which produces MSKRTYQPNNRRRAKTHGFRLRMRTRAGRAIIAARRRKGREALTVSH; this is translated from the coding sequence GTGAGCAAGCGTACGTACCAGCCGAACAATCGGCGTCGCGCCAAGACCCACGGTTTCCGGCTGCGCATGCGTACCCGTGCCGGTCGCGCGATCATCGCCGCGCGTCGGCGCAAGGGGCGCGAAGCGCTGACCGTCAGCCACTAG
- the dnaA gene encoding chromosomal replication initiator protein DnaA — translation MSEGQINLAMVWSSVLENLDNNSLPPQQRAWLPQTRPLGLIEDTALLAAPNEFAKEILETRLRPAISQALSAELGREIRVAVTVDPTAVPPPAPTGPGFGTPESRRPGSEQAPPPGWDGPPRNDAVRQSAWSQQPALLPDPSDSSRFDESGREEPAPGRQSTPSHGQDLLAAGWDGAPGGRGLPDAEADPRYRSWDSAAHWDPPNRWETPRSWENAHRSDPGNPPQDAAGEHGAPAADQPSVAPPPGAPEPGDASAANKPVGPGRLNPKYTFDTFVIGSSNRFAHAAAVAVAEAPAKAYNPLFVYGGSGLGKTHLLHAIGHYTQRLYDGARVRYVSSEEFTNEFINSIRDGKADGFRRRYRDIDVLLVDDIQFLENKEQTQEEFFHTFNTLHNSNKQIVISSDRPPKQLVTLEDRLRNRFEWGLITDVQPPELETRIAILRKKAAQEGLAAPPEVLEFIASKISTNIRELEGALIRVTAFASLNRQSVDLHLTGIVLRDLIPSDEVPEITATEIMAQTASYFGLTPEDLCGTSRSRVLVTARQIAMYLCRELTDLSLPKIGQQFGGRDHTTVMHADRKIRSLMAERRSIYNQVTELTNRIKQQSHNI, via the coding sequence ATGTCTGAGGGACAGATCAACCTCGCGATGGTGTGGTCGAGCGTGTTGGAGAACCTCGACAACAACAGCCTTCCTCCCCAGCAGCGGGCCTGGCTGCCACAGACCAGGCCCCTGGGGCTCATCGAGGACACCGCGCTGCTCGCCGCTCCCAACGAGTTCGCCAAGGAGATCCTGGAGACCCGACTGCGGCCGGCCATCAGCCAGGCGCTCTCCGCCGAGCTGGGCCGCGAGATCAGGGTCGCCGTCACCGTGGACCCGACCGCGGTCCCCCCGCCGGCGCCCACCGGCCCGGGTTTCGGAACACCGGAGAGCCGACGGCCCGGCTCCGAACAGGCCCCACCGCCCGGCTGGGACGGTCCCCCCCGCAACGACGCCGTCCGCCAATCCGCCTGGTCGCAGCAGCCGGCGCTGCTGCCCGACCCCTCGGACTCCTCCCGCTTCGACGAGTCCGGTCGAGAAGAGCCCGCTCCAGGACGGCAGTCCACCCCTTCCCACGGCCAGGACCTGCTCGCCGCGGGATGGGACGGCGCCCCGGGCGGCCGCGGCCTTCCCGACGCGGAGGCCGACCCCCGCTACCGAAGCTGGGACAGTGCTGCCCACTGGGATCCGCCCAACCGCTGGGAGACCCCGCGCTCCTGGGAGAACGCCCACCGCTCCGATCCCGGAAACCCCCCGCAGGACGCGGCGGGGGAACACGGTGCGCCCGCCGCGGACCAGCCCTCCGTGGCGCCTCCGCCCGGCGCGCCCGAGCCGGGGGACGCCTCCGCCGCGAACAAACCCGTCGGTCCCGGACGGCTGAACCCCAAATACACCTTCGACACCTTCGTCATCGGTTCCAGCAACCGTTTCGCGCACGCCGCGGCGGTGGCCGTCGCAGAGGCTCCGGCCAAGGCGTACAACCCGCTGTTCGTCTACGGCGGTTCCGGCCTGGGCAAGACCCACCTGCTGCACGCGATCGGCCACTACACCCAGCGTCTCTACGACGGCGCGCGCGTGCGCTACGTCAGTTCCGAGGAGTTCACCAACGAGTTCATCAACTCCATCCGGGACGGCAAGGCCGACGGTTTCCGTCGCCGCTACCGGGACATCGACGTGCTGCTGGTCGACGACATCCAGTTCCTGGAGAACAAGGAGCAGACGCAGGAGGAGTTCTTCCACACCTTCAACACCCTGCACAACTCCAACAAGCAGATCGTCATCTCCTCGGACCGGCCGCCGAAGCAGCTCGTCACCCTCGAGGACCGGCTGCGCAACCGGTTCGAGTGGGGACTGATCACCGACGTCCAGCCGCCCGAGCTGGAGACGCGGATCGCGATCCTGCGCAAGAAGGCCGCGCAGGAGGGGCTTGCCGCTCCCCCGGAAGTGCTGGAGTTCATCGCCAGCAAGATCTCCACCAACATCCGGGAGCTGGAGGGGGCGCTGATCAGGGTCACCGCGTTCGCCAGCCTGAACCGGCAGTCGGTCGACCTGCACCTGACCGGCATCGTGCTGCGGGACCTGATCCCCAGCGACGAGGTCCCCGAGATCACGGCGACGGAGATCATGGCGCAGACCGCCTCGTACTTCGGTCTGACCCCCGAGGACCTGTGCGGGACCTCTCGTTCCCGGGTCCTGGTCACCGCACGCCAGATCGCGATGTACCTGTGCCGGGAGCTCACCGACCTGTCACTGCCCAAGATCGGCCAGCAGTTCGGGGGGCGGGACCACACCACGGTCATGCACGCCGACCGTAAGATCCGCTCTCTCATGGCGGAGCGCCGTTCCATCTACAACCAGGTCACCGAACTCACCAACCGGATCAAGCAGCAGTCCCACAACATCTGA
- a CDS encoding protein jag, which yields MAEEPEETATIDIEALEREGDIAADYIEGLLDIADFDGDIDMDVEGDRALVSVVGATLKELIGERGEVLEALQELTRLAVHRTTGTRSRLMLDIGGYRESRRRALRKLGAEVANEVKQAGKAKALSPMTPFERKVVHDAVAAAGLHSESEGEEPNRYVVVYPVD from the coding sequence GTGGCCGAGGAGCCGGAAGAGACCGCCACCATCGACATTGAGGCACTCGAGCGAGAAGGCGACATCGCAGCCGACTACATCGAGGGTCTTCTTGACATCGCTGACTTCGACGGCGACATCGACATGGACGTCGAAGGCGACCGTGCCCTGGTCTCCGTCGTGGGGGCGACACTCAAAGAACTGATCGGGGAACGGGGAGAGGTTCTGGAGGCTCTCCAGGAACTGACCCGTCTCGCAGTCCATCGCACCACCGGCACCCGCAGCCGGCTCATGCTGGACATCGGTGGTTACCGCGAATCCCGGCGTAGAGCACTGCGGAAGCTGGGAGCCGAGGTCGCCAACGAGGTCAAGCAGGCAGGCAAGGCCAAGGCCCTCAGCCCGATGACCCCGTTCGAGCGCAAGGTTGTGCACGACGCCGTCGCGGCGGCAGGACTGCACAGCGAGTCCGAGGGCGAAGAACCCAACCGTTACGTGGTGGTCTATCCGGTGGACTGA
- the yidD gene encoding membrane protein insertion efficiency factor YidD yields the protein MTHDRPTHLARALILPIRGYQRFISPLLPPVCRFYPSCSNYAVEALRVHGAWRGLWLTIRRLGRCHPFHPGGLDPVPPRRGGTGTEISDTKPGDDGEPSPGASGL from the coding sequence ATGACACACGACAGACCCACCCACCTGGCCAGGGCGCTGATCCTGCCGATCCGGGGCTACCAGCGGTTCATCAGCCCTCTCCTCCCGCCCGTCTGTCGTTTCTATCCTTCGTGCAGCAACTACGCCGTCGAGGCGCTGCGGGTTCACGGGGCCTGGCGCGGGCTGTGGCTGACCATCCGCAGACTCGGCAGATGCCATCCGTTCCACCCCGGCGGGCTCGATCCGGTCCCGCCGCGCAGGGGCGGGACCGGTACAGAGATCAGTGACACGAAGCCCGGGGATGACGGGGAGCCCTCGCCCGGAGCATCGGGTCTGTGA
- the dnaN gene encoding DNA polymerase III subunit beta, which yields MKFRVERDVLADAVAWTARTLPVRPSVPVLAGMLLDAEDDGGQQRLRLSSFDYEVSAQVSVDVDIDEPGRTLVSGKLLAEIVRNLPPQTVEVGTDGAKVVVSCGSARFTILTLPVEDYPTLPAMPSLTGSVLSDAFAAAVSQVAVAAGRDDTLPMLTGVRVEIEGSTVTLASTDRYRLAVRELTWTPENPDVSAVALVPAKTLADTAKSLTGGAQVSIALSSADNGGEGMIGFEGGGRRTTTRLLDGEFPKYRKLLPESFNSVAEVQKAEFIEAVKRVSLVAERNTPLRLAFSGGQLVLEAGTGEEAQAVETLEASLEGDDIQIAFNSTFLLDGLNAIESDVAHLQFTTSTKPAIITGKPADDATASDYRYLIMPVRLSG from the coding sequence GTGAAGTTCCGGGTCGAACGCGACGTGCTCGCGGACGCCGTCGCCTGGACCGCTCGCACCCTGCCGGTCCGGCCGTCGGTGCCCGTCCTCGCCGGAATGCTGCTGGACGCCGAGGACGACGGCGGACAGCAGCGGCTCAGGCTGTCCAGCTTCGACTACGAGGTCTCCGCCCAGGTGTCGGTCGACGTCGACATCGACGAGCCGGGCAGGACTCTCGTGTCGGGCAAGCTCCTCGCCGAGATCGTGCGCAACCTTCCTCCACAGACTGTGGAGGTCGGCACCGACGGAGCCAAGGTCGTCGTCTCCTGCGGCAGCGCGAGGTTCACGATCCTCACCCTCCCCGTGGAGGACTACCCGACCCTTCCCGCCATGCCATCGTTGACCGGATCGGTGCTCAGCGACGCCTTCGCCGCCGCCGTCAGCCAGGTCGCGGTCGCCGCCGGACGCGACGACACGCTGCCGATGCTCACCGGCGTCCGGGTGGAGATCGAGGGCTCCACCGTGACCCTGGCCTCCACCGACCGCTACCGGCTGGCCGTGCGTGAACTCACCTGGACTCCCGAGAACCCCGACGTGTCCGCGGTCGCGCTGGTGCCGGCCAAGACCCTCGCCGACACCGCCAAGTCCCTGACCGGCGGCGCCCAGGTGTCCATCGCCCTGTCCAGCGCCGACAACGGCGGAGAGGGCATGATCGGCTTCGAGGGCGGCGGTCGACGCACCACCACCCGACTGCTCGACGGAGAGTTCCCCAAGTACCGCAAGCTGCTGCCGGAGTCGTTCAACTCGGTCGCCGAGGTGCAGAAGGCGGAGTTCATCGAGGCGGTCAAGCGCGTCTCACTGGTCGCCGAACGCAACACGCCGCTGCGGCTGGCCTTCAGCGGCGGTCAACTGGTACTCGAAGCCGGCACCGGTGAGGAGGCCCAGGCGGTCGAGACGCTGGAGGCGTCTCTCGAAGGCGACGACATCCAGATCGCCTTCAACTCCACCTTCCTCCTCGACGGTCTGAACGCCATCGAGTCCGACGTGGCTCACCTGCAGTTCACCACCTCCACCAAACCGGCCATCATCACCGGCAAGCCCGCCGACGACGCGACCGCGTCGGACTACCGGTACCTGATCATGCCCGTGCGGCTGTCCGGCTGA
- the rnpA gene encoding ribonuclease P protein component, which produces MLSPRNRMRRSADFDLTMRKGRRAGRDALTVVLFVPRQHRDERDEAQPPRVGFIVSKAVGGAVVRKRVQRRLRHLMRDRIASLSAGSLLVVRAKPASALLGYDALATQLDSALSAVARPRGRSAGRSRTPRGAATANVPAAGERPSQ; this is translated from the coding sequence ATGCTGTCCCCGCGCAACCGAATGCGGCGCAGTGCCGACTTCGACCTCACCATGCGCAAGGGGCGCCGAGCCGGTCGAGACGCTCTCACCGTCGTCCTGTTCGTTCCCCGGCAGCACCGCGACGAGCGGGACGAGGCCCAACCGCCCCGGGTCGGGTTCATCGTCAGCAAGGCCGTCGGAGGAGCGGTGGTCCGCAAGCGCGTCCAGCGCCGACTCCGCCATCTGATGCGCGATCGGATCGCCTCTCTGAGCGCGGGTAGCCTGCTAGTGGTACGGGCCAAACCCGCATCCGCGCTTCTCGGATACGACGCGCTGGCAACCCAGCTGGACAGTGCGCTGAGCGCGGTGGCACGTCCTCGCGGACGGTCGGCGGGCCGTAGCCGCACACCGCGCGGAGCCGCGACCGCGAACGTTCCGGCAGCTGGAGAACGGCCGAGCCAATGA
- the yidC gene encoding membrane protein insertase YidC — MLDWLYNIVGQVLVWIHSGLSTFLDPDSGWAWGLSIVTLTVLVRVLMIPLFVKQMHTQRKMQDLQPQLLKLRERYKNDKQRLQQEQMKIYQESGTNPLMGCLPLLLQMPVFFALFNVLRTVAEGQAKYGFTQELADSAQSALIFGAPIAAHFTSSADELAAFGADPIMAKVIIALACVIMGTTTFLTMRQSMNRTLKQPGMEDNPMMQSQKIMMYLAPAFGLFGLAMPVGVLIYWVTSNVWTMGQQHFLYRRFPAPGSQEGDRAEPSVTGKGLFAKRGQQQPSAKPEQPKIERKQPKRQSRSKRTGGK, encoded by the coding sequence GTGCTGGACTGGCTCTACAACATCGTCGGCCAGGTGCTGGTCTGGATCCATTCCGGTCTCAGCACCTTCCTCGACCCAGACAGCGGATGGGCGTGGGGACTGTCCATCGTCACCCTGACCGTCCTCGTGCGTGTCCTGATGATCCCGCTGTTCGTGAAGCAGATGCACACGCAGCGGAAGATGCAGGACCTACAGCCCCAACTCCTGAAACTGCGTGAGCGCTACAAGAACGACAAGCAGCGCCTGCAGCAGGAGCAGATGAAGATCTACCAGGAGAGCGGGACCAACCCGCTCATGGGCTGCCTGCCGCTGCTGCTGCAGATGCCGGTCTTCTTCGCGCTCTTCAACGTGCTCCGCACGGTGGCCGAGGGCCAGGCGAAGTACGGCTTCACGCAGGAGTTGGCCGACAGCGCCCAGAGCGCCCTGATCTTCGGCGCGCCGATCGCCGCCCACTTCACCTCCTCGGCCGACGAACTGGCCGCGTTCGGCGCCGATCCGATCATGGCCAAGGTGATCATCGCCCTCGCCTGTGTGATCATGGGCACCACGACCTTCCTGACCATGCGCCAGAGCATGAACCGCACGCTCAAGCAGCCGGGCATGGAAGACAACCCCATGATGCAGTCGCAGAAGATCATGATGTATCTCGCGCCTGCGTTCGGTCTGTTCGGTCTGGCGATGCCGGTCGGTGTCCTGATCTACTGGGTCACCTCCAACGTCTGGACCATGGGACAGCAGCACTTCCTCTACCGCAGGTTCCCGGCCCCCGGAAGCCAGGAAGGCGACAGGGCCGAACCCTCCGTGACGGGCAAGGGCCTCTTCGCGAAGCGCGGACAGCAACAGCCGTCGGCGAAGCCGGAACAGCCTAAGATCGAACGTAAGCAGCCGAAGAGGCAGTCAAGGTCCAAGAGGACCGGCGGTAAGTAG